The Sulfolobales archaeon DNA segment AGGTAAGTGTGGAAGAGGTAGAGCCTAGAAAGCCCTATCCCAGGGCCCCCAGCGAGCCTGGGATATCTAGAAGGGCTGTTGAGGAGGCTTCGAAGATGATCAATGAGGCTGAGAGACCTGTGATCATAGCCTGGAGATCTGGTAGGAGGAGGGAGTGGTTTGAATCGCTAAAGCGATTCGCAGACGGTGTGGGAATACCTGTTATAAACTATGTTGGTGAGACGCTTAACTACCCTTCAAGGGGTTCTATGGCTATTGATAGCTATGATATAGAAAAGGCAGATCTATTAATAGTTATAGAGAACGATGTACCCTGGATCCCAAGGATACAGAGACCAAGGGCTGGTGCTAGGGTTATATGGATCGATGTTGATCCTATTCAAACATATATACCCTATAACGGCTTCCAATGCGATCTATGTATACAATCCACAGTATCTGACGCCCTCGATAGTATATTGCCTCATACCAAGCCTAAGGATTATATGAAGGAGGAGATCCGTGCTCTCAAAGCGGAGCAGGAGGAAGAGAAGAAGAGATATATTGAGAGGATCTCGAATCAAAGGCCTGTGAACCCTGCATATCTATCCTATGAAATAGGAAGACTAGCATCTAAATATGGCTTAGCAATCCTAAATGAATACCCATTTAACCCTAGATACGCCGATCTTAATGAATATGGATCATACTTTGGGAACCCCTCCATGGGCTACCTTGGATGGGCTTTAGGAGCTGCGGTGGGATATAGAATTGCTAGTGGTAGAGACGCTATAGCCGTAGTAGGAGATGGATCGTTTATATTTGGTGTGCCAGACGCCTTCTATTATATAGCATATAAATACCCTGTTCTCGTAGTGATCTTCGATAATGGTGGGTGGCTGGCTAGTGCAAGAGCTGTGAAAGATCTATTCCCCGATGGCGAGGCTGTTAAAAGATCATTCTTCCCAGGAGCTATGTTCGATATTAGACTCCCCCTTGGCGAGAATGTGAAGAGCCTTGGAGGCTATTACTCCCTCGTAGAGGATCCAGAGTCGATATGGGGGGAGCTGGAGAAGGGTTATATACATATGAAGAAAACCTTGAAACCATCAGTGATCCAGGTGATCGTTGAGAGGGTTAGAAGCTAGGGTATAGAGCTTTATTAAGGGTTCAAAAGAATGGATTATCAATTCATAGATTGTGGATCCTTAGAACTGCTTTTATCTCCTAGGGATTTCTATGGCTTAGCAAATGTCTTGACTATTCCGAGGCTTGAGTCTGTCTTTGCAATGCTTCTCCTCCAATCCCTCTCAATACCGGTTATAGCCCTTATAGCATCTATATTCTCTGGTATCACAATCGCCTCCTGATGTATCGCTTGGATCAGGCTTACCTCGTTCCCCCTAACATCTATGCTCTCCTCCCACACCACATTCTCATATATATCGCCCCTAGGCCTCCCCATATCCCTTGCAACCTCTATAATCTCTGCTGTAGATGTTATCCCACTCTGATCCGAGCTAACTGTTGCGATCCTAGGGGTCTCCCCAAGTATCTCTAGGATCCTCTGTTTAGTTGTGTTTTCAGAGAGCCTCATGGTTATCATGTGAACATGCATAAGGGTTGTGGGGGCTGCGACAGCCATTGTAACAATATCCATATCTCCGAGCACGCTCTTCACATCATCTGCATGGTGGCTAGGTATCTTGGGAGGGTCTAGGACTATCGCATTTATAGGACCCCTACCGATCTCCTTGGGATCTGCTGCCCTCCTCACAATATATGCCCTCACCTTCTCAACCCTATAGTGATTAGATATAGCCTTTATGATCCTCACAAGGCCTGTGGTGTTGCAGCTCACAACCCTCACAGATCTCGAGCCTATGGCTTTATCATAGTTGACAAGGGCGTTGAAGCTGATCTCCGCGATGGATGCCTTCTCACCACCCTGGAAGATCATCTTAACCCCGTGTTTCTCGTAGACAGGTCTATAGCTCTCACCAACCTTAGAGGGTGTTGTATCTATAACCACATCAACCTTGCCCAAGAGATCCTCGAGAGTACCCCTAACAGGTATGCCCCTCTTCTCAAACTCTCCAACCCTTTCAGGGCTTGTATATATTGGATAGCCCTTTCTATATGCTATATATGCCTCGTAGTTAGGCCTATTCTTATATATACCAACGAGGATCATATCTCCTTGCTTCGCAACAGCATCAGCAACCCTCTTCCCAATGGTTCCAAAGCCATTTATAGCTACCCTCACACTCATCCCCACCACCTCCTAGCAGAGATCCTTAGCGCCTCAAGAGCTGGAAGAGGCTCTCCAGATAGATATGTTAGCAAAGCACCACCACCTGTTGAGACTAGAACTCTGGATCTATCGTAGTCCTCTGGAACCATAGAGCCTAGATGGCCCCCACCAATTATAACCCTAGCCCTTGAAGAGAGAGCCTCTCTAAGCAGGGCCTCAGTACCGGCTCTAAACCTCTCATCCTCTATATATCCCGCGGGACCCCTCATAACTATTACCCTAGCACCCCTCATGATCCTGCTATACTCCTCTATAGTCTCCTCACCTATATCGAGAGCTCTTCCACCAGCCTTGAGATCGCTTACCCTGAGGTTCTCCACAGCCTCCCCTCTGAGAACCCTATAATCCCTTGGAAGTATTATAGGCACCCCAGCCCCCATGGTCTCCCTAGCATCTTCTAGAAGCTGGGTATAGCCTTTCGAGCTTAGGAAGGATCTATTCTCATCCCCTAGATCCGTTCCCAAGGCCATGTGATAGACAAGGGATATAACCCCTGTTAGGAGTATAGCGTCAGCAGCTCTTCTAGAAACAATATTCCTTATAATTTTCACTGTATCCTGCACCTTAGCACCCCCTAGAACGAAGATCCTGGGTCTACTCTCCTCGGAGAAGGCTTTTGAGAGCTCTAAGAGCTCCCTCTCCATTATAGGCCCAGCAACACCCCTCATAACAACTGGGAACCCCACGATGCTGGGCTGAGATCTATGGGATGCTCCAAATGCATCGTTAACATATATATCGAAGTATTTTGAGAGCTTTCTAACATAGATCCTATTGGCCTGAGCCTCTGGAGGCGCCTCGATCATCTCCTCGGAGAGGAATCTGATGTTCTCAAGCATTATAGCCTCGCCAGGCTCTAGAGAGGAGATCCTCTTTATAGCATATGGTCCTATAATATCGTCTACATACTCAATGTTATAACCTGTGTATTTAGATAGCCTCTCACAATGCTCCATAAGAGTTGTGAAATCGCTATCCCCAGGCCTCCCCTGATGAGCTATAATAACAATGCTAGCTCCCATCTCTATTAGCTTCTTAACACTCTCAGCATGGGCCTTTATCCTGCTATCATCTGATATCCTCTTAGACCTAGGATCTATTGGGGAGTTAAGATCAAGCCTTAAGAGGATCTTTTTAGAGGATAGATCTATATCTCCGATCCCATAGAATCCGAGGATCTTGTACGACAAAAACTTCTCCCCATATCATATATCCAAGGAGGCTATTAAGATTATACCCATCTACTATGTATATACCCTAGTATCTATATTTATCCACCTCTATATGAGTATTAATGGGTATACCCATTCTACCTAGCCCCTCAATAGATCTCTAATAACTGTTATAAGCTCCTCATTATCCCTCCTCCCCCTCACAGAGATCCTCAGATATCCCTTCCCCAAGCCTTTGAAGGAGCTGCAATCCCTAAGAGAAATCCCCCTCTCCAACAGCTCATCTAGGATTTCCTCGGCTTTATCGCCAAACCATGTTAATATGTAGTTAGCAATACTTCTATAGACCTTCGGAACCCCTGCTCCTCTAAGGCTCTCTATAAGGAAGCCCCTCTCCCCAGCTATATATACCCTGGATCTCTCGATGAAGTTCTTCATCTCAGCCGGGTATATAGCTAGTAGCTTTGAAATAGCGCACTCAGCTATAGAATTAACATTCCAGGGAGGTCTTATATCATCAAAAACCCTTAGAACCCTTTTCGACGAGGTGTATAGAAATCCAAGCCTTAAGCCAGGGATTGAGAGCCATTTCGTAAGTGATCTGAGGATCACCATGTTCTCCGGAGGCTCCACAGGCTTTAGTGGACATATATCACAGAGCTCTGCATATGCCTCATCTATGACTATATAGCCTCTGCATCTATCCAGAGCTCTATAGAGCTTCTCTATATCTATATAAGAGCCTGTTGGGTTGTTAGGATTGCTCATATATATCATAGTATATGGATCTCTGCAGAGGCTCTCCAAATCCCCAAGATCTTCTTCATTCAGGATGAATCTATCCCCTCGCTCCTTATACTGTATATAGATGCTCTCAATACCAAGAGATCTACAGGCCAGCATGTGATCTCCGAATGTTGGCTCTATAGATAAGACCCTCCTAGGCCTGAAAGCTAGCAGGGCTAGTGTGAAGCCCTCTGAAGAGCCGTTAAGGGGTAGTAATGAATCCTCATCAACCCCATAGAATTCGGAGAGGCTTCTCCTAAGATCTCTATAGCTATAGTCGGGATATCTCTTCAACATATCCTCTAGAGCACAGATGCCTCTCAGAACCCTGTAGAGCTCCTCCGGCGGGCCCAGAGGATTTGTGTTCACGCTGAAATCCAGCCTAGCCCTTACCGAGCCACCGTGGATCCGCATATCTCCTCAGCCCTCGCAAGATCCTCCGGGGTATCTATATCCATGAATATCTCTGAGTATTGATAGTCTATATTAGCCCAGGAAGTTCCATCACCGGTTATGAGGGATATACCTATAGGCTCACAAGATCCTTCCCTACATATTCTAAGGGTGACCACAGGCTCTCCAGCCTCGAATGCTCTTGAGAGGAAAGATTCTATAGCATCTGGTGTTATGAAGGGAAGATCGGCTGGTAGAACAAGCACGGGTTTATCGAGCTTTGAAAGAGCCTCAGAAAGATCCCATGGATATCCCTTCCCACTTGTTTCTATGCATCTATATATCCTACATAGATCCTCGGAATAGGCCTTAGTATGGGGAGACACAGCTATATATACATCTCCCAGCCCAGATACAGCTTCTAAAACCCTGTCTATGAGCCTCTTACCACATACATCTATAAACACTTTGCCAGGGCCTCCGAATCTCCTGCTAAGCCCTCCAGCCATCACGAGGATCGAGACTCTATTTCTCCGCCTCTCCACAGTCTCTCCTCTCACCGAGATTCTCAAGAGCCCTTCTGATCTCTTCGAAACTCTCATCATCTATCCAAGGGATAATGGCGAGTCTTCTGAGCTGGGTTATAAGGAGTGAGAGTCTCTTTATAAGTAGCTCCCTCGCCTCGATACCATGGTGCCCAGAAGATCTCTCTAGCCCCATATATCTTAGATAGTCCTTGGAATCCCTTCTAAGCATATGCCTCCTAATAATTTCCAACACAGCTGAAGCAGCTAGAAACCCAACAGTGGTTCCCAGGCCAGCATATGTATTGGTGCCTGGTGGAGATGCAACTACAGTTGCATCTGAAACGGTTCCCACAGCTGGGAGGCCTTCACATGATAAGCCCAGGATCGAGATTATCCCTGCCTTAGCCTCTGACACGGATCTGAATAGATCTGTGATTCCTGTTTCATCAAGCCCTAGATCTGTGGCTAGAAAGATGTTAATAGTGCCCACCCCCCTTATACCTCTAGGCTCTAACCCGATGCATGCTGGATGTGTAAGCCCTACGGTAGCTATAGCCTCAACCCTAACCCCATCCCTCTCCAGAG contains these protein-coding regions:
- a CDS encoding histidinol-phosphate transaminase, giving the protein MRIHGGSVRARLDFSVNTNPLGPPEELYRVLRGICALEDMLKRYPDYSYRDLRRSLSEFYGVDEDSLLPLNGSSEGFTLALLAFRPRRVLSIEPTFGDHMLACRSLGIESIYIQYKERGDRFILNEEDLGDLESLCRDPYTMIYMSNPNNPTGSYIDIEKLYRALDRCRGYIVIDEAYAELCDICPLKPVEPPENMVILRSLTKWLSIPGLRLGFLYTSSKRVLRVFDDIRPPWNVNSIAECAISKLLAIYPAEMKNFIERSRVYIAGERGFLIESLRGAGVPKVYRSIANYILTWFGDKAEEILDELLERGISLRDCSSFKGLGKGYLRISVRGRRDNEELITVIRDLLRG
- a CDS encoding NTP transferase domain-containing protein; protein product: MERRRNRVSILVMAGGLSRRFGGPGKVFIDVCGKRLIDRVLEAVSGLGDVYIAVSPHTKAYSEDLCRIYRCIETSGKGYPWDLSEALSKLDKPVLVLPADLPFITPDAIESFLSRAFEAGEPVVTLRICREGSCEPIGISLITGDGTSWANIDYQYSEIFMDIDTPEDLARAEEICGSTVAR
- a CDS encoding type II glyceraldehyde-3-phosphate dehydrogenase; translated protein: MSVRVAINGFGTIGKRVADAVAKQGDMILVGIYKNRPNYEAYIAYRKGYPIYTSPERVGEFEKRGIPVRGTLEDLLGKVDVVIDTTPSKVGESYRPVYEKHGVKMIFQGGEKASIAEISFNALVNYDKAIGSRSVRVVSCNTTGLVRIIKAISNHYRVEKVRAYIVRRAADPKEIGRGPINAIVLDPPKIPSHHADDVKSVLGDMDIVTMAVAAPTTLMHVHMITMRLSENTTKQRILEILGETPRIATVSSDQSGITSTAEIIEVARDMGRPRGDIYENVVWEESIDVRGNEVSLIQAIHQEAIVIPENIDAIRAITGIERDWRRSIAKTDSSLGIVKTFAKP
- a CDS encoding thiamine pyrophosphate-requiring protein, giving the protein MPTTARIILETLRNLGVDKIFIVSGTDYPAFIEEKVRDESLPDLVVVPHEITAAAVAMGYSLGGKIGVLAVHTTPGTANALGVIMNCYISRIPLIVIAGRSPYTEDLDRASRNIRIHWPQEARDQGGIVRQWVKWEYEIRVGRQALDVILRGFQIAYSEPRGPIYIMIPREVSVEEVEPRKPYPRAPSEPGISRRAVEEASKMINEAERPVIIAWRSGRRREWFESLKRFADGVGIPVINYVGETLNYPSRGSMAIDSYDIEKADLLIVIENDVPWIPRIQRPRAGARVIWIDVDPIQTYIPYNGFQCDLCIQSTVSDALDSILPHTKPKDYMKEEIRALKAEQEEEKKRYIERISNQRPVNPAYLSYEIGRLASKYGLAILNEYPFNPRYADLNEYGSYFGNPSMGYLGWALGAAVGYRIASGRDAIAVVGDGSFIFGVPDAFYYIAYKYPVLVVIFDNGGWLASARAVKDLFPDGEAVKRSFFPGAMFDIRLPLGENVKSLGGYYSLVEDPESIWGELEKGYIHMKKTLKPSVIQVIVERVRS
- a CDS encoding adenosylcobinamide amidohydrolase; the protein is MLRPRLLDGETLLVELPTTMRSLGTTVYGGGLAWIDSAIFKKVDKCFSNPSPQEYARSIATMVRRNPAVFLTAADVSEYIYVALERDGVRVEAIATVGLTHPACIGLEPRGIRGVGTINIFLATDLGLDETGITDLFRSVSEAKAGIISILGLSCEGLPAVGTVSDATVVASPPGTNTYAGLGTTVGFLAASAVLEIIRRHMLRRDSKDYLRYMGLERSSGHHGIEARELLIKRLSLLITQLRRLAIIPWIDDESFEEIRRALENLGERRDCGEAEK
- the pgk gene encoding phosphoglycerate kinase, with product MSYKILGFYGIGDIDLSSKKILLRLDLNSPIDPRSKRISDDSRIKAHAESVKKLIEMGASIVIIAHQGRPGDSDFTTLMEHCERLSKYTGYNIEYVDDIIGPYAIKRISSLEPGEAIMLENIRFLSEEMIEAPPEAQANRIYVRKLSKYFDIYVNDAFGASHRSQPSIVGFPVVMRGVAGPIMERELLELSKAFSEESRPRIFVLGGAKVQDTVKIIRNIVSRRAADAILLTGVISLVYHMALGTDLGDENRSFLSSKGYTQLLEDARETMGAGVPIILPRDYRVLRGEAVENLRVSDLKAGGRALDIGEETIEEYSRIMRGARVIVMRGPAGYIEDERFRAGTEALLREALSSRARVIIGGGHLGSMVPEDYDRSRVLVSTGGGALLTYLSGEPLPALEALRISARRWWG